A region from the Pectinophora gossypiella chromosome 29, ilPecGoss1.1, whole genome shotgun sequence genome encodes:
- the LOC126379672 gene encoding histone-lysine N-methyltransferase PRDM9-like: MSRFNLRQKPRISYYEPDEPSLDEYVFCDECGDYVYEYCSIHGPLLVVPDDKPPAVSPYPACVPRAALTIPHVFLHIARSNIPHAGLGVFTSLTLPRGVRFGPYRGQRVADADSNYCWQINDRNNRRSHLVDAADPNRSNWMRYVNCSRHWLEQNLVAFQYQGQLYYRTIKIIPRFTELLVFYGSEFAHMLHIDLKLYSSPRGYAQKLGAPLAKKAKLDSENEILEEKGQKKSEIEEKKEENSTRKPNFWCNVCNERFNERSNLKTHMRIHTGEKPYVCNVCNDRFNWSSVLKTHMRIHTGEKPYVCNVCNDRFNQSSHLKTHMRIHTGEKPYVCNVCNERFNLLGNLKRHMRIHTGEKPYVCNVCNVKFNQLGSLKRHMRIHTGEKPYVCNVCNERFNESGNLKTHMRIHTGEKPYVCNVCNERFIRSDTLKGHMAVHTGE, from the exons ATGAGTCGATTCAATCTGCGGCAGAAGCCGCGAATTAGTTATTATGAACCCGATGAGCCGAGTTTGGATGAATACGTGT TTTGTGACGAATGCGGCGACTATGTGTACGAATACTGCTCCATACACGGCCCACTGCTGGTCGTGCCTGATGATAAG CCTCCAGCGGTGTCCCCGTACCCCGCATGCGTCCCCCGCGCCGCCCTCACCATCCCACATGTATTCCTGCACATCGCGCGTTCCAACATACCGC ACGCTGGTTTGGGCGTGTTCACGTCGCTAACGCTACCGCGCGGCGTACGCTTCGGTCCCTACCGCGGACAACGCGTTGCCGACGCAGATTCGAACTACTGCTGGCAG ATAAACGACCGTAACAACCGCCGGTCCCACCTGGTGGACGCAGCAGACCCGAACCGCTCCAACTGGATGCGGTATGTCAACTGCTCGCGACACTGGCTAGAGCAGAATCTCGTCGCATTCCAGTACCAGGGACAGCTCTACTACAG aacaataaaaataatccctCGCTTCACCGAGCTGCTGGTGTTCTACGGCAGCGAGTTCGCCCACATGCTCCACATCGACCTCAAACTGTACTCCTCGCCGCGCGGATACGCGCAGAAACTTG GCGCACCTTTAGCGAAAAAGGCTAAATTGGATTCTGAAAATGAAATTTTAGAAGAAAAAGGACAAAAGAAAAGTGAGATTGAAGAGAAGAAAGAAGAGAATTCAACCA GGAAACCTAATTTTTGGTGCAATGTATGCAATGAAAGATTTAATGAGagaagtaatttaaaaacacatatgAGAATACACACGGGTGAAAAACCTTATGTATGCAATGTATGTAATGATAGATTTAATTGGTCAAGTGTTTTAAAAACACATATGAGAATACACACGGGTGAAAAGCCTTATGTATGCAATGTATGTAATGATAGATTTAATCAGTCAAGTCATTTAAAAACACATATGAGAATACACACGGGTGAAAAGCCTTATGTATGCAATGTGTGTAATGAAAGATTTAATCTGTtaggtaatttaaaaagacataTGAGAATACACACGGGTGAAAAGCCTTATGTATGCAATGTGTGTAATGTAAAATTTAATCAGCTAGGTAGTTTAAAAAGACATATGAGAATACACACGGGTGAAAAgccttatgtatgtaatgtgtgtAATGAAAGATTTAATGAGTCaggtaatttaaaaacacatatgAGAATACACACGGGTGAAAAGCCTTATGTATGCAATGTGTGTAATGAAAGATTTATTCGGTCAGATACTTTAAAAGGCCATATGGCGGTACACACAGGAGAATAA